In Candidatus Rokuibacteriota bacterium, the DNA window ACTCGGGTCTCGCCTCGTGACGGGCCTGCCTGCGGCAGGGCCGACGTCCCTCGGCTCGAACTGCCACCGCCTGCGGCTCGTCGGCAGCCCCTCGGCTCGAACCACCATCCTGGGGGAGGCCTCGGAGGGGGACGCCCACGCCTCCGGCGTGGGTACCCGGGCCCCCTCCGATTGTCCTACTGCGGGATCACGAGGCGGTCGAGCGCCCTCAGGAGAAAGAGGAGAAGGTCCACCACGGTCTGGCTCAGCGACTTCACCGGCGCCATCGTCGTCTTGGGAGCCTCCCACGGCCCCTGCAGCTTGAAGTACACCACGGCGAGGCCCTGAGACTCGGGGAGGAGGCGTCGCAACAGCGGCACCTTCCGGATGCCGCCCTCCAGCACCTGAAGCGGCCTCACGGCGAGATCCAGGTCGAGGGTGTGGTCGGAAACGCGCACGGTCCCGACGCCGCTGACGCGCACGACCTCGCTGTCCAGCACCAGGTTCCGGGTCTCCATGACACCCTCGGCCACCCTGAAGTCGGCGGTGATCCGCCGGTAGGGCATGCGCTCGCGGGTGAGGTCGGGAAGCCGGAAGGGCTGGGCCGGGCTCGTGAGCAATCCGAAGATCCGGACGAGCCCGGGGTAGTGCGAAAAGCTCCCGCCCTCGATGGAGGCCGAGAGATTTCCGCCGAGCGTCCTGAGCGGGGAGATCGCGGGGCCCGTGTCGAAGCCCAGCGAACCGCGGAGCGAGAGATTGCCCGAGGCCCACCGGGAGCCGAGCTGAAGCTGGTCGTACACCGTGTCGAGCTGGGCTCTGTCGAGCTTCAGCTCGAGGGTATGGCGCCAGCGCCCCTCCGCCCGCACCGACGATCCCCGCCCCTCGAGCCTGCCGCCCACGGCCAGCCCCTCGCTCAGCACATACTCGACGCGGTCATTCCCGAAGGTGACGTCCCCCGCGGCGACTGTGAGCCACAAGGGGACTGCCCTCAGCCTGACCTCGACGCCGCGCAGCTCGGCCCGGCCCGTCACCTTGAGCCGCCCGGGGGGGCCGGTGAGGGCGAGCTGGACGTCCGGCGTCCCTCTGAGATCGGTGAGCGGCGGCACCCACCACTCGATGAGGCGGAACGGCGCGTAGCCTCGGAGCCTGAGATCGGTTCGCTCTCCGGGCCGGACGCTCCCGTCGACGGTCACCGAGAGGCCGGGACCGACCAGCTCCAGGCTCTCGAAGCGAAGCGTCCCGGCCTCCACCCCAAGCGCCGCAGGGCCGGGGAGCTGGCAGGGTACGTCCCCGGCGCGGCAGTCGAGCCTCGTCAGCTCGATCTCGCCGCGAAGCCCGCCGAGACCCGGAAGCTCGCCGCTCAGCCTGGCGTTGCCGTCGGCACGCACGGTCAGAGGGAAGGGGAGCTGCCGCCTGAGGGCGCGCAGGTACGGGGTCAGGTCCAGATCGGTCGCGCTCACCTCCGCCTCGATCTGACCGCGGAGCGTGAGCGGCGCCGTGCCCCTGGCGCTGACGCCGGCGTCGAGCCCGAGCTCCCAGCGCCACTGGCCGGCGTCGAGGAGGAAGCGAAGCCTTCCGCTGCCGATCTCGATGTCGCGAAACGCGGTATCGGCCAGCGCCAGTTCGCCCTCGATCTCTGCCTGCGAGAGGTCACCGGTCGCCGCCGCCCGCAGCACCGCCCTCACGCTCAGCTCCTGAGGCCCGACCCACTGGGCGAGGTCGAGCGGGATCGGTGCGAGGGCGAAGCGATAGCGCCCGGAAAGCGACACCGCTCCGTCGGCCTTGACGCTCAGCCCGGCCCGCCGCGCCGTCAGCACGGGGACGACGATCTCAGAGCCTTTGAAGTCGAGCACCGCCCTGACCGACTCCAGGCGCTCAGGCCCGATCTCGACCTCCCTCGCCTCCAGAAGCCCCCTGCCGGTCAGGGCCAGCGGCTCGCCGCTGGCCGAGAGCTGAACCGAGCTGGCCCTCAAGGCCCTGATCGAGATCGCCTTCCCGGTGGCCTGGCCTGAAAAGCTCGGCGCGCCAAAGTTCCCGCCGAGCCTCCCCGAAAACGCGAGCTGGCCACCGAGCTGGTCGACTCTGTGCGGCCAGAGATCCTGCGAGAGGTCGGCGATCGCGCCGGAGACCATGAGCGCCAGGGCGCCGGTCGAAAGGTTCGCGCTCCCACGCGCTGAGGCCCGGCTCGCTCCGCGCGCGAGCGTCAAACGCTCGATCTTCAGGATGCCGGCGTCCGCACGCCCGACGAGCTGCCCCTCGGTGGCGCGCTGTCCCCCAGCCAGCCTGATGCCGCGCCCCGCGAGGTCGAACCGGAGGCTCAAGGCCTCGGCCCGTTTCCCCTGGCCGCTCCCCTCGAGACTCCCGGTGACCTGACCCGTGAGGGAGCTTGCCCATCCCATCTGCCTGAGCCCGGCCGGGAGGCTCACGCCCTTCAGCGTCACGCGGCCCCGATAGCGGCTCGTGTCGGGCTCGTAGATCCCCGAGGCTGTAAAGCCTCCGCCGAGGGCCCGGCCCGTCAGCGTCGTCAGCTCGACCACTCCCCCGCGGACGCCCAGCGAGCCCTCGGCATCGTTCACGGGCAGGCCCCAGAGGCTCCCGACGGTGAGCCTGGCGGTCCCCTCGAAGTCGGAAGGGAGCGTGGTCCCAGACAGCCTGCCCTTGACCATGAGCCGGCCCTTCCAGCCTGCCGCGTCGAGGACCAGCGGGGCCAACTCGTCGAGGACGAGGACGCCCGTGGCGGCCAGCTCGACGCGCGGAGGCTCGCCTTGAATCACCGAGCCCTCGAGGACGACGGAGGAGCCGGCCTGCTCGAGCTTGAGGCGGGTCACCTCCCAGCGCGCGCGATGGACCTGGGCGTTGGCTTCGAGGCGGACCCGGTCGAGCCGGCGGCCGGCGAAGGCGGCGGCGACCGAGCGAACGGTGAGTACGGCGAGGGCGCGCTCTCTGTCGGGCCAGACGAGGGAGAGCTCCAGCCCGTCGGCATCGATCGCCGTCCCCGAGGCCGGATCGCGGTAGCGGAACGTTCCGCCGCCGAGCTTCAACGGAAACCGCCCGCCCTCCCGGTCCCTGGCCAACCCGCCCAACCGATCGAGGACGCCGAGCGCGAGCCCCCGGAGTCGCGCTGAGTCCTCGAGCGTGATCCGCGGCCCGCTGAGGCTCACCGATCGGATGCGGAGCTCCCGCCTCAGGAGCGGCCAGAGGTCGAGCGTCACCCGGAGCCGCTCCACCTGAATCATCGGCAGGCCCGTCTCCGGATCGAGCAGGGCGGCGCGGTACGCGTCCACCCGACCGAGACGCAGGGACAGGCCGAGACGCTCCAGCCTGACCGGGAGACCGAGGTCGCGGGAGAGGGTGGTCTCGAGGTACGCGCGGATCAGCTCCTGGGCCGCGCGGGTCCGCACATAGACGAGACCGAGCCCGACGCCCAGGACGACGAGAAGGATGACCGCGAGGACGGCGAGCCAGCGGCGGCGCATCTCAGCGCCTCGCGGTGGGCCCGCCGGCCCTGACCCCCTGGAGAATCAGCAGGCCGATCAGGAAGAAGAGCCCGACGGCTACGATCGCCACGCGCTGGTTCCCGCCGCTGAGGCGCGAGGTCAGCCCAAAGACGAAGGGGCCGAAGATCGCGGCTGTCTTCCCTACCAAGGCGTAGAAGCCGAACAGCTCCGCCTCATGCGTCTTCGGGATCAGGGTGGCCATGAAGGCGCGGCTCGCCGCCTGGATCGCCCCCAGCCCTGTCCCGGCCAGGACCGCCACCCCGAAGAACTGAATTTTGGTCTGGACGAAGTAGGCGGCGATCACCACGAGGCACCACTGCACCAGCGTCACCATCACGACGACCTTCGGCCCCTTGAAGTCCGTGGGACGCCCCCAGACCCACGCGCCCACCAGAGCCGAGAGCTGGACGATCAGATAGAGAACGATCACCTCCCCTCTCTCGAAGCCGAGCGTGTGCATCGCGAAGATCGCGGAAACATAGACCACGGTATTGATCCCGTCCTCGTAGAAGAGGTACGCGAGGAGGAATCGCCGCAGGGCCGCCATGGCGAGGATGCGCCGGAGCGTGGCCTGGGTCTGCGTGAAGCCGACCCGGACCGCGTCGCCAAGGCCGAAGGTAGCTGGCCGGTCGGCGGGTAACAAGAGGAACGCGGGGATGGCGAACACCCCGAAAAGACCGGCCGTCGCCACAAACGCTCCCCCCAGGCTGCCGCGCTGGATGAAGACCAATGCCACTCCCAGGGCGAGCGCTGACCCCAGGTAGCCAACCGCGAAACCGTACGCCGACAGCCGTCCCTGCCACGCCGGAGGCACCAGGTCGGGGAGGTAGGCGTTGTA includes these proteins:
- a CDS encoding MFS transporter codes for the protein MDRRAVAWTLYDFANSAFVAVIPATVYSTYYALAVVGNERGEGDFWWTFAVTTSMVIVALASPPCGAIADHGGLRKRFLFVLTYLSVAATALMATVQKGDVLWGWLLAVAGIVGFEAAIVYYNAYLPDLVPPAWQGRLSAYGFAVGYLGSALALGVALVFIQRGSLGGAFVATAGLFGVFAIPAFLLLPADRPATFGLGDAVRVGFTQTQATLRRILAMAALRRFLLAYLFYEDGINTVVYVSAIFAMHTLGFERGEVIVLYLIVQLSALVGAWVWGRPTDFKGPKVVVMVTLVQWCLVVIAAYFVQTKIQFFGVAVLAGTGLGAIQAASRAFMATLIPKTHEAELFGFYALVGKTAAIFGPFVFGLTSRLSGGNQRVAIVAVGLFFLIGLLILQGVRAGGPTARR
- a CDS encoding AsmA-like C-terminal domain-containing protein; its protein translation is MRRRWLAVLAVILLVVLGVGLGLVYVRTRAAQELIRAYLETTLSRDLGLPVRLERLGLSLRLGRVDAYRAALLDPETGLPMIQVERLRVTLDLWPLLRRELRIRSVSLSGPRITLEDSARLRGLALGVLDRLGGLARDREGGRFPLKLGGGTFRYRDPASGTAIDADGLELSLVWPDRERALAVLTVRSVAAAFAGRRLDRVRLEANAQVHRARWEVTRLKLEQAGSSVVLEGSVIQGEPPRVELAATGVLVLDELAPLVLDAAGWKGRLMVKGRLSGTTLPSDFEGTARLTVGSLWGLPVNDAEGSLGVRGGVVELTTLTGRALGGGFTASGIYEPDTSRYRGRVTLKGVSLPAGLRQMGWASSLTGQVTGSLEGSGQGKRAEALSLRFDLAGRGIRLAGGQRATEGQLVGRADAGILKIERLTLARGASRASARGSANLSTGALALMVSGAIADLSQDLWPHRVDQLGGQLAFSGRLGGNFGAPSFSGQATGKAISIRALRASSVQLSASGEPLALTGRGLLEAREVEIGPERLESVRAVLDFKGSEIVVPVLTARRAGLSVKADGAVSLSGRYRFALAPIPLDLAQWVGPQELSVRAVLRAAATGDLSQAEIEGELALADTAFRDIEIGSGRLRFLLDAGQWRWELGLDAGVSARGTAPLTLRGQIEAEVSATDLDLTPYLRALRRQLPFPLTVRADGNARLSGELPGLGGLRGEIELTRLDCRAGDVPCQLPGPAALGVEAGTLRFESLELVGPGLSVTVDGSVRPGERTDLRLRGYAPFRLIEWWVPPLTDLRGTPDVQLALTGPPGRLKVTGRAELRGVEVRLRAVPLWLTVAAGDVTFGNDRVEYVLSEGLAVGGRLEGRGSSVRAEGRWRHTLELKLDRAQLDTVYDQLQLGSRWASGNLSLRGSLGFDTGPAISPLRTLGGNLSASIEGGSFSHYPGLVRIFGLLTSPAQPFRLPDLTRERMPYRRITADFRVAEGVMETRNLVLDSEVVRVSGVGTVRVSDHTLDLDLAVRPLQVLEGGIRKVPLLRRLLPESQGLAVVYFKLQGPWEAPKTTMAPVKSLSQTVVDLLLFLLRALDRLVIPQ